A genomic window from Streptomyces sp. NBC_00234 includes:
- a CDS encoding PASTA domain-containing protein — MRFIGTARTLVFLLAFSPLAAGCGSSPQASPPEDVAGFRNVKPGTPLVEVVDEVTSAGLGLSVRDATALGRYIPPEMTRKYEVCFTEDKPDLGAIDLFVVPSAEVCPAKRGAAAPRPPVPDVTGRTTGEAASLMAETGFRPDRMTARDEEKPSRPLDAKAARNWRVCSQSPAAGTPFTADGKVLMLIAVTCGTSEKIQPE; from the coding sequence TTGCGATTTATCGGGACAGCACGAACTCTTGTCTTTCTCCTCGCTTTCTCTCCCCTTGCGGCGGGCTGCGGATCATCACCCCAGGCATCGCCTCCCGAGGACGTGGCCGGCTTCCGGAACGTGAAGCCGGGGACTCCGCTCGTGGAGGTCGTGGACGAAGTGACGTCCGCGGGACTCGGGCTCTCGGTCCGGGACGCGACCGCCCTGGGCAGGTACATCCCTCCGGAGATGACCCGGAAGTACGAGGTGTGCTTCACGGAGGACAAGCCCGATCTCGGCGCAATCGACCTGTTCGTGGTCCCGTCGGCGGAAGTCTGCCCGGCGAAGAGGGGTGCTGCCGCGCCACGGCCTCCGGTCCCCGACGTCACGGGCAGGACGACCGGTGAAGCGGCGTCACTGATGGCCGAGACCGGCTTCCGGCCCGACCGGATGACGGCTCGGGACGAGGAGAAGCCGTCCAGGCCGCTCGATGCCAAGGCGGCGAGGAATTGGCGGGTCTGTTCTCAGTCCCCGGCCGCGGGAACCCCGTTCACGGCTGACGGGAAAGTCCTCATGCTCATCGCGGTCACGTGCGGCACCAGCGAGAAGATTCAGCCTGAATGA
- a CDS encoding DUF4177 domain-containing protein, with translation MTKWEYATVPLLVHATKQILDTWGEDGWELVQVVPGPNNPEQLVAYLKRERA, from the coding sequence ATGACCAAGTGGGAATACGCGACCGTGCCCCTTCTCGTGCACGCGACCAAGCAGATTCTGGACACCTGGGGCGAGGACGGCTGGGAGCTCGTCCAGGTCGTCCCCGGCCCGAACAACCCCGAGCAGCTCGTGGCCTACCTGAAGCGGGAGCGCGCGTAA
- a CDS encoding ArsA family ATPase, which translates to MTLGSDVAPGLDTDALLDDPDIRIVVCCGSGGVGKTTTAAALGVRAAERGRKAVVLTIDPARRLAQSMGIDQLDNIPRRVEDIDGEGGGELHAMMLDMKRTFDETVEAHTDPARARAILENPFYQSLSAGFAGTQEYMAMEKLGQLRARDEWDLIIVDTPPSRSALDFLDAPKRLGSFLDGKFIRLLVAPAKIGGRAGMKFLNVGMSMMTGTLGKLLGGQFLRDVQTFVAAMDSMFGGFRTRADATYKLLQAPGTAFLVVATPERDALREAAYFVERLADEEMPLAGLVLNRVHNSEASRLTAERALAAAENLEEGGIVDQTTGKAGLSDPVDPAGASPEAPESPLPPERDEPNEQHEPHESPEHPHKGDARAPHKQSEPPTDAHSASAAATAATSSDPESTEPSVEQVTAGLLRLHAERMQVVAREQRTRDRFTALHPEVPVTEVAALPGDVHDLAGLRAIGDRLSAGSVSAPAGAA; encoded by the coding sequence ATGACGCTGGGCTCGGACGTCGCACCGGGGCTGGACACCGATGCGCTCCTGGACGACCCGGACATCCGGATCGTCGTGTGCTGCGGCTCGGGCGGGGTCGGCAAGACCACGACCGCCGCGGCCCTCGGCGTACGGGCCGCCGAGCGCGGGCGCAAGGCCGTGGTCCTCACCATCGACCCGGCCCGCCGGCTCGCCCAGTCCATGGGCATCGACCAGCTGGACAACATCCCCCGCCGGGTCGAGGACATCGACGGCGAGGGCGGCGGTGAACTCCACGCCATGATGCTCGACATGAAGCGGACCTTCGACGAGACCGTCGAGGCGCACACCGACCCCGCGCGGGCCCGCGCGATCCTGGAGAACCCCTTCTACCAGTCCCTGTCGGCCGGCTTCGCGGGCACGCAGGAGTACATGGCGATGGAGAAGCTGGGGCAGCTGAGGGCCCGCGACGAGTGGGACCTGATCATCGTCGACACCCCGCCCTCGCGCTCCGCACTGGACTTCCTGGACGCTCCGAAGCGCCTCGGTTCGTTCCTGGACGGAAAGTTCATCCGGCTGCTGGTGGCCCCGGCGAAGATCGGCGGCCGGGCCGGGATGAAGTTCCTCAACGTCGGCATGTCGATGATGACCGGGACGCTCGGCAAACTGCTGGGTGGTCAGTTCCTCCGTGACGTACAGACCTTCGTCGCCGCGATGGACTCGATGTTCGGCGGATTCCGTACCCGGGCCGATGCCACGTACAAACTGCTCCAGGCCCCCGGTACGGCGTTCCTCGTCGTCGCGACGCCGGAGCGGGACGCCTTGCGCGAGGCCGCGTACTTCGTGGAGCGGCTGGCCGACGAGGAGATGCCCCTGGCCGGCCTGGTGCTCAACCGGGTGCACAACAGCGAGGCTTCCCGGCTCACGGCGGAGCGCGCGCTCGCCGCTGCGGAAAATCTTGAAGAGGGCGGCATTGTGGATCAGACGACCGGGAAGGCTGGCCTCAGTGACCCAGTGGACCCGGCGGGCGCCTCTCCCGAAGCCCCCGAGTCACCGCTGCCCCCCGAACGCGACGAGCCGAACGAACAGCACGAGCCGCACGAGTCGCCCGAACACCCCCACAAGGGTGACGCCCGAGCACCTCACAAGCAGTCGGAGCCGCCGACGGACGCGCATTCCGCATCCGCTGCCGCCACTGCCGCCACATCGTCCGATCCCGAGTCCACCGAACCCTCGGTCGAGCAGGTGACCGCAGGTCTGCTCCGCCTGCACGCCGAGCGCATGCAGGTCGTCGCGCGCGAACAGCGCACACGCGACCGCTTCACCGCGCTCCACCCCGAGGTCCCGGTCACCGAGGTGGCCGCGCTGCCCGGCGATGTACATGACCTCGCAGGTCTCCGGGCCATCGGGGACCGGCTCTCGGCCGGTTCCGTTTCCGCTCCGGCCGGAGCTGCCTAG
- a CDS encoding NUDIX hydrolase, with translation MSNGQWYPPEWPDRIRALAAGELTAATPRRAATVMLLRDPAADTAGGPAVHMLRRRASMAFAGGAYAYPGGGVDPRDDDRLVGWAGPSLEHWAGRLGVETVTEAQAIVCAAVRETYEEAGVLLAGPTAGTVVSDTTGADWEGDREALVARELSFAEFLDRRGLVLRSDLLGAWARWITPEFEPRRYDTWFFVAALPEGQRTRNASTEADRTVWIAPGEAADGYDRGELLMMPPTVSTLRTLRPYGTAAEALKAADSQDLTPVLAQARLDGDELVLSWPGHDEFTKHIPTGKAGGEGA, from the coding sequence ATGTCCAATGGTCAGTGGTACCCACCGGAATGGCCCGACCGGATCCGGGCCCTCGCCGCAGGCGAGCTGACAGCCGCGACCCCCAGGCGCGCCGCGACCGTGATGCTGCTCCGGGACCCTGCCGCGGACACCGCGGGCGGGCCGGCCGTGCACATGCTGCGCCGCCGCGCCTCCATGGCCTTCGCCGGGGGCGCGTACGCCTATCCGGGTGGCGGAGTCGATCCGCGCGACGACGACCGCCTGGTCGGCTGGGCCGGGCCGTCGCTGGAGCACTGGGCCGGGCGGCTCGGCGTCGAGACGGTCACCGAGGCACAGGCCATCGTCTGCGCCGCCGTGCGTGAGACGTACGAGGAGGCGGGCGTCCTCCTGGCGGGTCCGACCGCCGGCACGGTCGTCAGCGACACGACGGGGGCGGACTGGGAGGGGGACCGCGAGGCGCTGGTCGCCCGTGAGCTGTCCTTCGCCGAGTTCCTCGACCGGCGGGGTCTGGTGCTGCGCTCCGACCTGCTCGGTGCGTGGGCGCGCTGGATCACCCCGGAGTTCGAACCGCGCCGCTACGACACCTGGTTCTTCGTCGCCGCGCTCCCGGAGGGCCAGCGCACCCGCAACGCGTCCACGGAGGCCGACAGGACCGTGTGGATCGCCCCGGGCGAGGCGGCCGACGGCTACGACCGGGGCGAGCTGCTGATGATGCCGCCCACCGTGTCCACGCTGCGGACGCTCAGGCCGTACGGGACGGCCGCCGAGGCCCTGAAGGCGGCGGACTCCCAGGACCTCACTCCCGTACTCGCACAGGCCCGCCTGGACGGCGACGAGCTGGTGCTGAGCTGGCCGGGGCACGATGAGTTCACCAAACACATCCCCACCGGGAAGGCCGGAGGCGAGGGCGCATGA
- a CDS encoding RidA family protein: MAGAVEARLAELGLTLPDVVPPLASYQPAVQSGVYVYTSGQLPMVDGKLAVTGKVGAEVTPDEAKELARTCALNALAAVKSVAGDLDRIARVVKVVGFVASASDFTGQPAVINGASELLGAVLGDKGVHARSAVGVAVLPLDAPVEVEVQVELVDA, translated from the coding sequence ATGGCGGGCGCCGTCGAGGCGCGCCTCGCGGAGCTCGGCCTGACGCTCCCGGACGTCGTGCCGCCGCTGGCCTCGTACCAGCCGGCCGTGCAGTCCGGGGTGTACGTCTACACCTCCGGCCAGCTGCCGATGGTGGACGGGAAGCTCGCGGTGACCGGCAAGGTCGGCGCCGAGGTCACGCCCGACGAGGCGAAGGAGCTCGCCAGGACGTGCGCGCTCAACGCCCTCGCGGCCGTGAAGTCGGTCGCGGGCGACCTGGACCGGATCGCGCGGGTCGTGAAGGTCGTGGGCTTCGTCGCCTCGGCCTCCGACTTCACCGGCCAGCCGGCCGTGATCAACGGCGCGAGCGAGCTGCTGGGCGCGGTCCTCGGTGACAAGGGCGTGCATGCGCGCAGCGCCGTGGGCGTCGCGGTGCTGCCGCTGGACGCGCCGGTCGAGGTCGAGGTCCAGGTCGAGCTCGTCGACGCCTGA
- a CDS encoding MBL fold metallo-hydrolase: MSDAAALPGQPRGGVLSGPATTRTVNVLAPNASPMTLDGTNTWIVAEPGSDLAVVIDPGPLDEAHLRAVTDAVERSGRRVGLTLLTHGHADHAEGAARFAELTRTKVRALDAALRLGDEGLGAGDVITTGGLELRVVPTPGHTADSLCFHLPADRAVLTGDTVLGRGTSMVAHPDGRLGDYLDSLRRLRSLTVDDGVHTVLPGHGPVLEDAQGAVEFYLAHRAHRLAQVETAVEAGHRSSSEVVAHVYAEVDRSLWPAAELSVRAQMEYLSEHGLI, translated from the coding sequence ATGAGCGACGCGGCGGCACTTCCCGGGCAGCCGCGGGGCGGAGTGCTCTCCGGTCCCGCCACCACGCGTACGGTCAACGTCCTCGCCCCGAACGCCTCGCCGATGACGCTGGACGGCACCAACACCTGGATCGTGGCCGAGCCCGGTTCGGACCTGGCGGTCGTCATCGACCCGGGCCCGCTCGACGAGGCCCATCTGCGGGCGGTGACGGACGCCGTCGAGCGCTCCGGGCGGCGTGTCGGGCTCACCCTCCTCACCCACGGCCACGCCGACCACGCGGAGGGCGCGGCGCGCTTCGCCGAGCTGACCCGTACGAAGGTGCGCGCCCTGGACGCGGCGCTGCGCCTGGGCGACGAGGGGCTCGGGGCGGGCGATGTGATCACCACCGGCGGACTCGAACTGCGGGTGGTGCCGACGCCCGGGCACACCGCGGACTCGCTCTGCTTCCACCTGCCGGCCGACCGGGCGGTGCTGACCGGCGACACCGTCCTGGGGCGCGGCACCTCGATGGTGGCGCACCCGGACGGGCGCCTGGGCGACTATCTGGACTCGCTGCGGCGGCTGCGCTCGCTGACGGTCGACGACGGGGTGCACACCGTCCTTCCGGGCCACGGCCCGGTCCTGGAGGACGCCCAGGGGGCGGTCGAGTTCTATCTCGCCCACCGTGCGCACCGTCTCGCCCAGGTGGAGACGGCCGTGGAGGCCGGACACCGGTCGTCCTCGGAGGTGGTGGCCCACGTGTACGCGGAGGTGGACCGCTCCCTGTGGCCGGCTGCGGAGCTGTCGGTGCGGGCCCAGATGGAGTACCTGAGCGAGCACGGGCTCATCTAG
- a CDS encoding Crp/Fnr family transcriptional regulator, giving the protein MDDVLRRAPLFAALDDEQAAELRASMSEVTLARGDALFHEGDPGDRLYVVTEGKVKLHRTSPDGRENMLAVLGPGELIGELSLFDPGPRTATATALTEVKLLGLGHGDLQPWLNARPEVATALLRAVARRLRKTNDQMSDLVFSDVPGRVARALLDLSRRFGVQSEEGIHVVHDLTQEELAQLVGASRETVNKALADFAGRGWLRLEARAVILLDVERLAKRSR; this is encoded by the coding sequence GTGGACGACGTTCTGCGGCGCGCCCCGCTTTTCGCGGCGCTCGATGACGAGCAGGCCGCGGAGCTCCGCGCCTCGATGAGTGAGGTGACCCTCGCGCGCGGAGACGCGCTGTTCCACGAGGGTGACCCGGGTGACCGCCTGTACGTGGTCACCGAGGGCAAGGTGAAGCTCCACCGCACCTCCCCCGACGGACGCGAGAACATGCTGGCCGTCCTCGGTCCCGGCGAGCTCATCGGAGAGCTGTCGCTCTTCGACCCGGGCCCGCGCACGGCGACGGCGACGGCCCTGACCGAGGTCAAGCTGCTCGGCCTCGGCCACGGCGACCTCCAGCCCTGGCTGAACGCACGCCCCGAGGTGGCCACCGCGCTCCTGCGCGCCGTCGCCCGCCGGCTGCGCAAGACCAACGACCAGATGTCCGACCTGGTCTTCTCCGACGTGCCGGGCCGTGTCGCCCGTGCGCTCCTCGACCTGTCGCGCCGCTTCGGCGTGCAGTCGGAGGAGGGCATCCACGTCGTGCACGACCTGACCCAGGAAGAGCTGGCCCAGCTGGTCGGCGCCTCCCGCGAGACGGTCAACAAGGCGCTCGCGGACTTCGCCGGGCGCGGTTGGCTGCGCCTGGAGGCTCGCGCGGTGATCCTGCTGGACGTGGAGCGGCTGGCGAAGCGCTCGCGCTGA
- a CDS encoding transglycosylase domain-containing protein: protein MPKKRSGGGLTTTQQAAKFLGVAALSGAVLAGIALPAAGVLGLAAKGTVEGFDEIPSNLKTPPLSQRTKILDSDGGLIATDYSRDRTVVPLKDISPYMQDAIVAIEDSRFYEHGAVDLKGILRAMNRNVQAGGAAQGASTLTQQYVKNVFVEEAGDDQAKVAEATQQTLGRKVRELKYAIQVEEELGKKKILENYLNITFFGQQAYGIEAASQRYFSKPAKNLKLAEAALLAGIVQSPSRYDPVNDAQEATKRRNTVLQRMAATKSITQAEADKAMATPLGLKVSKPRSGCITAVEGAGFFCNYVRKTVLSDRSFGKTEADRQKLWDLGGLTIKTTLDPKAQAAANKAATSRVNKDDGVAASVVQVQPGTGKILSMGQSRPYGLDGTKHETVINLGVGSEMGGTTYGFQVGSTFKPITAAAALEKSISPTTVFDDPWKINMAKSDYRNCSGSPTGSDQWPVQNELESEKGPYDLTSALGKSINTYFARLEQKVGLCETVTMAKSLGYEASTGRKLGEDPSVTLGVAENTPLGMASTYAAFANRGTYCSPVAIESVTTRDGKSLPVPKTACNRAMSELTADTINQMLKGVVEDGTGTQAGLTDRDNAGKTGTTDDRKDAWFVGYTPNLSTAVWVGDDVGEKRGMYNITIGGQYYDKVCGGCLPGPIWRTAMTEVLSAGETPAFNYVKVPRGNTKPEKEDKGDKEEDDKGGRGDPKPGDEITLPPGLLGGATGGDGDWGDGTGGGRN, encoded by the coding sequence ATGCCAAAGAAGCGCTCGGGCGGGGGTCTCACGACGACCCAGCAGGCCGCCAAGTTCCTCGGTGTCGCCGCACTATCCGGAGCTGTCCTGGCAGGTATCGCACTGCCGGCCGCCGGAGTGCTCGGCCTCGCGGCCAAGGGGACGGTCGAGGGATTCGACGAAATCCCTTCCAACCTCAAGACACCACCGCTCAGTCAGCGCACCAAGATCCTGGACAGCGACGGCGGGCTCATCGCGACGGACTACTCGCGCGACCGCACCGTCGTCCCGCTCAAGGACATCTCCCCGTACATGCAGGACGCGATCGTCGCGATCGAGGACTCCCGCTTCTACGAGCACGGGGCCGTCGACCTCAAGGGCATCCTGCGTGCGATGAACCGCAACGTGCAGGCAGGCGGGGCCGCGCAGGGCGCGTCGACCCTCACCCAGCAGTACGTGAAGAACGTCTTCGTCGAGGAGGCGGGCGACGACCAGGCGAAGGTCGCCGAGGCCACCCAGCAGACGCTCGGCCGCAAGGTCCGCGAGCTCAAGTACGCGATCCAGGTCGAGGAAGAGCTCGGCAAGAAGAAGATCCTGGAGAACTACCTCAACATCACGTTCTTCGGGCAGCAGGCGTACGGCATCGAAGCCGCGTCCCAGCGCTACTTCTCCAAGCCCGCGAAGAACCTGAAGCTGGCGGAGGCCGCGCTGCTGGCCGGCATCGTCCAGTCGCCCAGCCGCTACGACCCGGTCAACGACGCGCAGGAGGCGACCAAGCGTCGCAACACCGTGCTGCAGCGCATGGCCGCGACGAAGAGCATCACGCAGGCCGAGGCCGACAAGGCCATGGCCACCCCGCTCGGCCTGAAGGTCAGCAAGCCCCGCAGCGGCTGCATCACCGCTGTGGAGGGCGCCGGCTTCTTCTGCAACTACGTCCGCAAGACGGTCCTCTCCGACCGCTCCTTCGGCAAGACCGAGGCGGACCGGCAGAAGCTGTGGGACCTCGGCGGTCTGACCATCAAGACCACGCTCGACCCCAAGGCGCAGGCCGCGGCCAACAAGGCCGCCACCTCCCGCGTCAACAAGGACGACGGCGTCGCCGCCTCGGTCGTCCAGGTCCAGCCCGGCACCGGCAAGATCCTCTCGATGGGGCAGTCGCGGCCGTACGGGCTCGACGGGACGAAGCACGAGACGGTGATCAACCTCGGTGTCGGCAGCGAGATGGGCGGCACGACGTACGGGTTCCAGGTCGGCTCGACCTTCAAGCCCATCACCGCTGCCGCCGCCCTGGAGAAGAGCATCAGCCCCACCACGGTCTTCGACGACCCGTGGAAGATCAACATGGCGAAGAGCGACTACCGGAACTGCTCCGGCAGCCCGACCGGCTCGGACCAGTGGCCCGTGCAGAACGAGCTGGAGTCCGAGAAGGGCCCCTACGACCTGACCAGCGCGCTGGGCAAGTCCATCAACACCTACTTCGCGCGGCTGGAGCAGAAGGTCGGTCTCTGCGAGACCGTCACCATGGCGAAGAGCCTCGGGTACGAGGCCAGCACCGGGCGGAAGCTGGGCGAGGACCCGTCGGTCACCCTCGGCGTCGCGGAGAACACCCCGCTGGGCATGGCCTCCACGTACGCCGCCTTCGCCAACCGCGGCACGTACTGCTCCCCGGTCGCGATCGAATCGGTCACCACACGGGACGGCAAGTCCCTGCCCGTGCCGAAGACGGCCTGCAACCGCGCGATGAGCGAGCTCACCGCCGACACGATCAACCAGATGCTCAAGGGCGTCGTCGAGGACGGAACGGGCACCCAGGCCGGCCTCACCGACCGCGACAACGCGGGCAAGACCGGTACCACCGACGACCGCAAGGACGCCTGGTTCGTCGGCTACACCCCGAACCTGTCCACCGCGGTCTGGGTCGGCGACGACGTCGGCGAGAAGCGCGGCATGTACAACATCACCATCGGCGGCCAGTACTACGACAAGGTCTGCGGTGGCTGCCTTCCCGGCCCGATCTGGCGGACCGCGATGACCGAGGTGCTGAGCGCCGGCGAGACGCCCGCCTTCAACTACGTCAAGGTCCCGCGCGGCAACACCAAGCCCGAGAAGGAAGACAAGGGCGACAAGGAAGAGGACGACAAGGGGGGCAGGGGCGACCCCAAGCCCGGCGACGAGATCACCCTTCCGCCCGGCCTCCTCGGCGGCGCGACCGGCGGTGACGGCGACTGGGGGGACGGCACCGGCGGCGGCCGGAACTGA
- a CDS encoding GatB/YqeY domain-containing protein, with the protein MTTLKSKLKEDLTTAMKARDELTSSTLRLTLTAITKEEVSGKTARELSDDEVQKVIAREAKKRREAAEAFAQGGRQEQADREKAEGELLDAYLPKQLSDEELTGIVSAAVEEAKAAGAEGPRAMGAVMKIVNPKVAGLAEGGRVAATVKKLLAG; encoded by the coding sequence ATGACCACGCTCAAGTCCAAGCTCAAGGAAGACCTCACCACGGCCATGAAGGCGCGTGACGAGCTGACCTCGTCCACGCTCCGGCTGACCCTCACCGCGATCACCAAGGAAGAGGTCAGCGGCAAGACGGCGCGCGAGCTCTCCGACGACGAGGTGCAGAAGGTGATCGCCAGGGAGGCGAAGAAGCGCCGCGAGGCGGCAGAGGCTTTCGCCCAGGGCGGCAGGCAGGAGCAGGCCGACCGCGAGAAGGCCGAGGGCGAGCTGCTCGACGCGTACCTTCCCAAGCAGCTCAGCGACGAGGAGCTGACGGGCATCGTCTCGGCCGCGGTCGAGGAGGCGAAGGCCGCCGGAGCCGAGGGGCCCCGCGCGATGGGCGCCGTCATGAAGATCGTGAACCCGAAGGTGGCGGGCCTCGCCGAGGGCGGCCGGGTGGCCGCGACGGTGAAGAAGCTCCTCGCGGGCTGA
- a CDS encoding WhiB family transcriptional regulator: protein MGWVTDWSAQAACRTTDPDELFVQGAAQNRAKAVCTGCPVRTECLADALDNRVEFGVWGGMTERERRALLRRRPTVTSWRRLLETARSEYEQSTGILPAAVGLDDDVLHETFAAVG from the coding sequence ATGGGCTGGGTAACCGACTGGAGTGCGCAGGCAGCCTGCCGCACTACCGATCCGGATGAACTGTTCGTACAAGGGGCAGCGCAGAACAGGGCCAAGGCGGTGTGCACCGGTTGTCCGGTGCGGACCGAGTGCCTGGCCGATGCGCTGGACAATCGCGTCGAATTCGGCGTGTGGGGTGGAATGACGGAGCGGGAGCGCCGCGCACTGCTGCGGCGACGACCGACTGTCACGTCCTGGCGTCGCCTGCTGGAGACCGCTCGCAGTGAGTACGAGCAGTCGACGGGCATCCTGCCCGCAGCGGTCGGCCTGGACGACGACGTACTGCACGAGACGTTCGCCGCCGTGGGGTAG
- the nth gene encoding endonuclease III: MTATEKTATEKTATGKSAAPAKRAGAPKKAKPESHLAMVRRARRINRELAEIYPYAHPELDFRNPFELLVATVLSAQTTDLRVNQTTPALFAAYPTPEDMAAAVPEELEELIRPTGFFRAKTRSLIGLSAALRDDFGGEVPGRLADLVKLPGVGRKTANVVLGNAFGVPGITVDTHFGRLVRRWKWTDQEDPEKVEADVAAIFPKSEWTMLSHRVVFHGRRICHSRKPACGACPIAPLCPSYGEGETDPEKAKKLLKYEMGGYPGQRLSPPPDYPGKPAPPLGAE; the protein is encoded by the coding sequence GTGACGGCGACGGAGAAGACGGCGACAGAGAAGACGGCGACGGGGAAGTCGGCGGCACCGGCGAAGAGGGCCGGGGCCCCGAAGAAGGCGAAACCGGAATCGCACCTCGCGATGGTCCGCCGCGCCCGCCGGATCAACCGCGAGCTCGCCGAGATCTATCCGTACGCCCATCCGGAGCTGGACTTCCGGAATCCCTTCGAACTCCTCGTCGCCACCGTGCTCTCGGCGCAGACCACCGACCTGAGGGTCAACCAGACCACTCCCGCGCTGTTCGCCGCCTACCCGACCCCCGAGGACATGGCGGCGGCCGTCCCCGAAGAACTGGAAGAGCTCATTCGGCCGACCGGCTTCTTCCGGGCCAAGACCAGGTCGCTGATAGGGCTGTCGGCCGCGCTCAGGGACGACTTCGGCGGCGAGGTCCCCGGCCGGCTCGCCGATCTCGTGAAGCTGCCCGGTGTGGGCCGCAAGACCGCCAACGTCGTCCTGGGCAACGCCTTCGGGGTCCCCGGCATCACGGTGGACACCCACTTCGGCCGGCTGGTGCGCCGCTGGAAGTGGACCGACCAGGAGGACCCGGAGAAGGTCGAGGCGGACGTGGCCGCGATCTTCCCGAAGAGCGAGTGGACGATGCTCTCGCACCGCGTCGTCTTCCACGGCCGCCGCATCTGTCACTCCCGCAAGCCCGCCTGCGGCGCCTGCCCCATCGCCCCGCTCTGTCCTTCGTACGGCGAGGGAGAGACGGACCCGGAGAAGGCGAAGAAGCTCCTGAAGTACGAGATGGGCGGCTACCCGGGCCAGCGCCTCAGCCCCCCGCCCGACTACCCGGGCAAACCGGCACCGCCCCTCGGGGCCGAATGA
- a CDS encoding ArsA family ATPase, with product MSRFQVVSGKGGTGKTTVAAALALALATEGKRTLLVEVEGRQGIAQLFESEALPYEERKIAVAPGGGEVHALAIDAERALLDYLQMFYKLGSAGRALKKLGAIDFATTIAPGVRDVLLTGKACEAVRRKDKRGRFVYDHVVMDAPPTGRITRFLNVNDEVAGLARIGPIYNQAQAVMRVLKSPETAVHLVTLLEEMPVQETADGIAELRAAELPVGRIIVNMVRPHLLDEEALRTVSGARRREIAKTLTRAGVTGSAALVRPLVEQAAEHAERVSLEREQRAVLAGLELPTDELPLIGEGVDLPALYDLAVELRKQGTGEEVGS from the coding sequence GTGAGCAGGTTCCAGGTCGTCAGCGGTAAGGGCGGGACCGGTAAGACCACGGTCGCCGCCGCCCTCGCGCTCGCCCTCGCGACCGAGGGGAAACGCACCCTCCTCGTCGAGGTCGAGGGCAGGCAGGGCATCGCCCAGCTCTTCGAGTCGGAGGCGCTTCCCTACGAGGAGCGGAAGATCGCCGTCGCGCCGGGCGGCGGGGAGGTGCACGCGCTGGCGATCGACGCCGAGCGGGCCCTCCTCGACTACCTCCAGATGTTCTACAAACTGGGCAGTGCCGGCCGGGCGCTCAAGAAGCTCGGCGCGATCGACTTCGCCACCACCATCGCTCCGGGGGTGCGGGACGTCCTGCTGACCGGCAAGGCGTGCGAAGCCGTACGCCGCAAGGACAAGCGGGGACGTTTCGTCTACGACCACGTGGTCATGGACGCGCCCCCCACCGGACGCATCACCCGCTTCCTCAATGTGAACGACGAGGTGGCCGGGCTGGCGAGGATCGGCCCGATATACAACCAGGCCCAGGCCGTGATGCGCGTCCTGAAGTCCCCGGAGACCGCGGTCCACCTCGTGACGCTCCTGGAGGAGATGCCGGTCCAGGAGACCGCGGACGGCATCGCCGAGCTCCGGGCCGCCGAACTGCCCGTGGGCCGGATCATCGTGAACATGGTGCGCCCGCACCTGCTCGACGAGGAGGCGCTGCGGACCGTCTCGGGCGCTCGCCGCAGGGAGATCGCCAAGACACTCACCCGGGCGGGGGTGACCGGCTCCGCCGCCCTCGTACGGCCCCTGGTCGAACAGGCGGCCGAGCACGCCGAGCGGGTCTCACTGGAGCGCGAGCAGCGCGCCGTACTGGCCGGCCTGGAGCTGCCCACGGACGAACTGCCGCTGATCGGCGAGGGTGTGGACCTCCCCGCGCTGTACGACCTGGCGGTCGAGCTCCGTAAGCAGGGCACAGGGGAAGAGGTGGGGTCATGA